The proteins below are encoded in one region of Helianthus annuus cultivar XRQ/B chromosome 2, HanXRQr2.0-SUNRISE, whole genome shotgun sequence:
- the LOC118484204 gene encoding G-type lectin S-receptor-like serine/threonine-protein kinase At4g27290, producing MENQPIHIFFFIALILLSSNCSALDNISAHQEIRDGKATLVSEGEMFELGFFSPGKSKKRYLGIWYKKISYGTVVWVANRNTPIADRSGMLKLSKQGNLVICSGDNPMVWSSNSTGNNSVVVAQILDTGNLVVWNKNKMIWQSFDYPGDTHLPGMKIGKDLVTGSQRFLTSWKSPDDPSIGEYTHIYDTNGYPQVLRLRGEILVGRLGPWNGLGFSGLPIEKENHIYSIKFVVNEKDIYATYELKSSVVQRIVVTWDGKSSILQWIERIKDWIVYANAEVDTCDRYSLCGPYGICSINKHPPCSCMDGVKVPDTRRSWYNMSMTLGECEMACKGNCNCTGYANLDIRNGGSGCLLWLDELLDTREYDADQDIYIRMAASELEGLVDSVSEFNKKKRILILALLTSSAVTLLFVAAYACRKLKKQTHMKRRGKWYGHVQKDKSLQMEQLDDLQCFSIYEITRATGNFSVSNKIGEGGFGPVYKGVLEDGREIAVKRLSETSQQGLDEFKNEVTCITKLQHRNLVKLLGYCIHQNELILIYEYMTNKSSDQFLFR from the exons ATGGAAAACCAGCCCATACATATATTCTTTTTTATTGCTTTGATCTTGCTATCATCAAATTGTTCTGCACTAGATAATATATCAGCACATCAAGAAATCCGAGATGGTAAAGCCACTCTTGTTTCCGAAGGTGAAATGTTCGAATTGGGCTTTTTTAGTCCGGGGAAGTCTAAGAAACGATACCTGGGGATATGGTACAAGAAGATATCATATGGTACTGTTGTATGGGTTGCTAACAGGAATACACCAATTGCAGATAGATCAGGCATGCTCAAACTCAGCAAACAGGGAAACCTGGTGATTTGCAGTGGCGACAACCCCATGGTCTGGTCATCCAATTCAACGGGTAATAATTCGGTAGTGGTGGCGCAAATTTTAGATACCGGAAATCTTGTTGTGTGGAACAAAAATAAAATGATTTGGCAAAGTTTTGACTATCCTGGTGACACACATCTACCTGGAATGAAAATAGGGAAGGACTTGGTAACAGGATCTCAAAGGTTCTTGACATCTTGGAAGAGTCCCGATGACCCTTCTATCGGTGAGTATACACATATATACGATACAAATGGATATCCACAAGTTTTAAGGTTGCGGGGTGAAATTTTAGTGGGGAGACTTGGACCATGGAATGGTCTCGGCTTTAGCGGTCTTCCTATTGAAAAAGAAAATCATATTTACTCAATCAAGTTTGTCGTGAATGAAAAGGATATCTATGCTACATATGAACTTAAAAGTTCAGTTGTTCAACGGATAGTTGTGACATGGGATGGCAAGTCATCGATTTTACAATGGATTGAGCGTATCAAAGACTGGATTGTGTATGCAAATGCTGAAGTTGATACTTGTGATCGATATTCACTTTGTGGTCCATATGGAATCTGTAGCATTAACAAGCATCCACCTTGTTCTTGCATGGATG GAGTGAAGGTACCAGACACACGACGGTCATGGTATAATATGAGCATGACCCTCGGAGAATGTGAGATGGCCTGCAAAGGGAACTGCAATTGTACAGGGTATGCAAATTTAGACATCAGAAATGGAGGAAGTGGATGTTTACTATGGCTTGATGAGCTTTTGGACACCAGAGAGTATGACGCAGATCAAGATATTTACATAAGAATGGCAGCCTCTGAGTTAGAAG GTCTTGTGGATTCCGTGTCCGAATTCAACAAAAAGAAAAGAATACTTATATTGGCACTTTTAACTTCATCAGCTGTGACACTCCTCTTTGTAGCGGCATATGCCTGTCGAAAGCTAAAGAAACAAACACACATGAAAAGACGAG GAAAGTGGTATGGGCATGTTCAAAAGGATAAAAGTCTGCAGATGGAACAACTTGATGATTTACAGTGTTTTAGCATATATGAGATAACAAGAGCAACAGGTAACTTCAGTGTCTCCAATAAGATTGGTGAAGGAGGCTTTGGTCCTGTTTACAAG GGTGTGTTGGAAGATGGAAGAGAAATAGCAGTGAAGCGGCTTTCAGAAACATCCCAACAAGGGCTTGATGAGTTCAAGAATGAAGTCACTTGTATTACAAAACTTCAGCATCGGAATCTTGTGAAACTTCTTGGATATTGCATTCATCAAAATGAACTGATTTTGATTTATGAATACATGACTAACAAAAGCTCGGACCAGTTTCTCTTTCGTTAG
- the LOC110886055 gene encoding G-type lectin S-receptor-like serine/threonine-protein kinase SD1-1: MLNWPQRFNIIHGIARGILYLHQDSRLQIIHRDLKAGNILLDGDMHPKISDFGLARMFQGHNTTSKTNKVVGTYGYISPEYAINGRFSIKSDVFSFGVLVLEIICGKKNKEFSQGDHNDNLLGHAWRLFKEGRSIELMSGSLQDSHVVSEVLRTIHVALLCVQHHAEDRPTMLSVVLMLVSEGTLPEPKQPAFFNEESFCEHETLPSVDKRTITLLYAR, translated from the exons ATGCTTAATTGGCCTCAACGATTCAATATAATACATGGGATAGCTCGAGGTATTCTCTATCTACATCAAGATTCACGCCTCCAAATTATTCACAGAGATCTCAAAGCAGGTAATATTTTGCTGGACGGTGATATGCATCCTAAAATATCTGACTTCGGCCTTGCTAGAATGTTTCAAGGACATAATACCACTTCTAAGACAAATAAAGTGGTGGGAACATA TGGTTACATTTCTCCAGAGTATGCAATAAATGGACGCTTCTCTATAAAATCTGATGTGTTTAGTTTTGGTGTTCTTGTGTTGGAGATAATTTGTGGGAAGAAAAACAAAGAATTCTCTCAAGGCGACCACAATGATAACCTTCTTGGACAT GCATGGAGACTCTTTAAAGAAGGAAGGTCTATTGAATTAATGAGTGGATCGTTACAGGACTCACATGTCGTCTCTGAAGTACTAAGAACGATACATGTTGCATTGTTATGTGTGCAGCATCATGCAGAAGATAGACCAACGATGCTGTCAGTGGTACTGATGCTGGTTAGTGAGGGAACATTGCCTGAACCTAAACAACCAGCTTTTTTCAATGAAGAAAGTTTCTGTGAACATGAAACTCTTCCATCGGTTGATAAACGCACAATAACATTATTGTATGCTCGATAG